A stretch of the Uranotaenia lowii strain MFRU-FL chromosome 3, ASM2978415v1, whole genome shotgun sequence genome encodes the following:
- the LOC129751056 gene encoding 5'-nucleotidase domain-containing protein 1-like: MRPVPSVLIRLGSGAFPFSSSAAVLVRSIPGTSQSCCCRRELSVFAVGAERYWRKQTRTQQNATSRRSLSRYSANRIMTGVDTFCIADYDCVGFDLDNTLLRYQVGNVIELEYDIMSRFLVEQRGYSAKYLLQPPDLDFLQKGLVIDFQRGNILKLSADGTIHQATHGTKKMAEAEIIAYYGDEKKWEVTNEYCQNMLVAWNGPLSEKIRTVLDYFDICSTMIFGRIIDTLDEEAHERIGHYNVWPDILDSLVFMYSREHFGQNIGGYFEALKQNPDKYLQKTSPKLISWLRELKKSKTTFLVTGSHIDFANFSASYALGPDWPELFDVIVGFAKKPGFFTGAKPFVMLDGSTEMEPVTPAQLERHHVYSQGNWRDLTILLQRLSHKENPRYLYVGDNLIQDVYTPSKYTKADTIAIVEEMAAEGMKDHPHSHPDARYLQSQFWGSYFLAGPNRQYEEPSLWAHVIKRYARICVPSMDEVAQYPVDHSYNSFTEGVACADGYYPAEPMKLVI, from the coding sequence ATGCGACCGGTACCCTCAGTGCTGATACGACTTGGCAGCGGTGCGTTTCCTTTCAGTAGTTCGGCTGCGGTGCTGGTGCGATCGATTCCGGGAACTTCCCAGAGTTGCTGCTGTCGTCGCGAGCTAAGTGTTTTTGCGGTCGGTGCTGAAAGATATTGGCGGAAACAGACTCGGACACAACAGAACGCTACTAGTCGGCGTAGTTTATCGCGTTATTCGGCAAACAGGATCATGACCGGGGTAGATACGTTCTGCATTGCGGATTACGATTGCGTTGGATTCGATTTGGATAACACTTTGCTGCGCTACCAGGTCGGCAATGTGATCGAGCTCGAGTATGATATCATGTCCAGATTTTTGGTTGAGCAACGAGGATACTCGGCCAAGTACCTGTTGCAACCACCTGATTTGGACTTTCTGCAGAAGGGACTGGTCATTGATTTTCAGCGTGGCAATATACTGAAGCTTTCGGCCGATGGAACGATCCATCAAGCTACCCACGGAACGAAGAAGATGGCCGAGGCTGAGATAATTGCATATTACGGTGACGAAAAGAAGTGGGAAGTTACCAATGAGTATTGCCAGAATATGCTGGTCGCATGGAATGGGCCTTTGTCCGAGAAAATTCGGACCGTGCTCGACTATTTTGATATCTGTTCGACGATGATATTCGGCAGGATTATCGATACGTTGGATGAAGAAGCACACGAGCGAATAGGACACTATAATGTTTGGCCGGATATTCTGGACTCGTTAGTATTCATGTATTCCCGCGAGCATTTTGGTCAGAATATCGGAGGGTATTTTGAGGCATTGAAACAGAACCCCGATAAATACCTGCAGAAAACATCACCCAAACTTATTTCGTGGTTACGAGAGTTGAAGAAATCGAAAACGACATTCTTAGTGACAGGATCGCACATCGATTTCGCTAATTTTTCTGCCTCCTACGCGTTAGGCCCAGATTGGCCAGAGCTGTTCGATGTGATTGTTGGCTTCGCTAAGAAACCAGGTTTCTTCACGGGTGCCAAGCCCTTCGTAATGCTAGATGGTTCCACCGAAATGGAACCGGTGACTCCGGCCCAGCTGGAACGACATCACGTGTATTCTCAGGGCAACTGGCGCGATTTGACCATACTTTTGCAGCGGTTATCGCACAAGGAAAACCCTCGTTATCTCTATGTGGGCGATAATCTCATCCAGGACGTTTACACGCCCTCGAAATACACCAAAGCGGACACCATCGCCATTGTGGAAGAAATGGCAGCCGAAGGCATGAAGGATCATCCCCACTCACATCCGGATGCTCGCTATCTGCAGTCGCAATTCTGGGGGTCCTACTTCCTTGCCGGTCCAAACCGTCAATACGAGGAACCATCACTTTGGGCACACGTCATCAAACGATACGCACGAATCTGCGTACCCAGCATGGACGAAGTTGCCCAATATCCGGTAGATCACAGCTACAACAGCTTCACGGAAGGTGTCGCCTGTGCCGATGGGTACTATCCAGCCGAACCGATGAAACTAGTCATCTAA